A region from the uncultured Bacteroides sp. genome encodes:
- a CDS encoding glycosyl hydrolase family 28-related protein — translation MKSMAVNEASVYTQRPNDPEAVYFTPEKYGIRADGKADVSEQLQTAINKLKQEQNFGIIFIPEGTYKISRTIYVPAAIRLIGYGKKRPLFVLAKNSPGYQQAVESDKGKARYMFWFTGGVVEDENNVNDANAGTFYSAMSNINLKIEDGNPYAVALRTHFAQHSFVSNMSVFIGKGKAGLYDVGNEMENVAFYGGEYGIYTTKCSPGWQMMMVDSYFEGQRKAAIHCQEVGFTIVNLQAKDVPTVVEITPNYHERLFMEKSRFVNVSGPAIVVSNEDNANNQISLRNVECRNVPLLVQYRRSGKQTTVAEGTYLVKEYNHGLEMDSLTARPEYRTNYSIEPLRKLSQALVKDIPALPSMETWVNIKDLGAKGDGVTDDTKIFQDAINKYSTIYVPQGWYRFTETVKMKPGTRLIGLHPFATQFILEESTPAFSGFGAPKALLESSVGGNNMLNGIGINTGAYNYRAVGCKWMADANSYLNDVKFVGGHGTLSKGPAKPWGGYGKPKVSSPSNPVLLVGKDRAWDNQHWSLWITNNGGGTFKDIWTASTYSTNGLYVNNTSTPGRIYAISIEHHVRNEARFNNVTNWKVYALQMEEEDRESADCQPMELENCRNMLFANLYMFRTIRLETPAPYSVRTWNCAGIEFLNVHNYTQIKYTTNVPIYDINSDTEVRPWEFQRLLITGKEQRKVPLSGEVGKVERLASGFEFAEGIARDSKGNIYFCENRMRRIYKWSVETNSLSLLADFPWKPLSLACDTQDNLLVVFRYDPQPGYLIDGKQEHIDELPDANGTSFSGWGNSGFGSWVYAIDTKNPEESIKLLPKVPMGQIANVQKALYPSNRWRDYHDFNEVLVFVPKYCFVAPDGVTIIPECYDLARSSAVLEAYPGKPYYAADEYDKRMVKMDVAANGTLSNLTYFVERGEFGSAVDKEGNLYVADGQIYIYNPSGKEIGMIEVPERPSTIQFGGKEGHTLFITGRSALYSVRIK, via the coding sequence ATGAAATCAATGGCGGTTAACGAAGCATCCGTTTACACACAACGCCCCAATGACCCTGAGGCGGTGTATTTCACTCCCGAAAAGTATGGCATCAGAGCCGATGGAAAGGCCGATGTGTCGGAACAGTTGCAGACGGCTATCAATAAGCTGAAACAGGAGCAGAACTTCGGCATAATCTTTATTCCCGAAGGAACTTATAAAATATCACGCACTATTTATGTGCCTGCTGCTATCCGCCTGATAGGTTATGGCAAAAAACGTCCCTTATTTGTGTTGGCCAAAAACTCTCCGGGTTATCAGCAAGCTGTGGAGTCCGATAAAGGCAAAGCCCGATACATGTTTTGGTTTACCGGAGGTGTGGTGGAAGATGAAAACAACGTGAATGATGCCAATGCCGGAACCTTTTACAGTGCAATGTCAAACATTAACCTGAAGATAGAGGATGGAAATCCGTATGCGGTGGCTTTGCGCACACACTTTGCACAACATAGTTTTGTGAGCAATATGAGTGTCTTTATCGGTAAGGGGAAAGCCGGACTTTACGACGTGGGCAATGAAATGGAGAACGTAGCCTTCTATGGCGGCGAATATGGTATTTATACCACAAAATGTTCTCCGGGATGGCAGATGATGATGGTAGACAGTTACTTTGAAGGACAGCGCAAGGCAGCTATCCATTGTCAGGAAGTAGGTTTTACCATCGTTAATTTGCAGGCGAAAGATGTGCCCACGGTGGTGGAAATAACTCCGAACTATCACGAAAGGCTGTTCATGGAAAAGTCACGCTTTGTAAATGTAAGCGGGCCGGCCATTGTGGTGAGCAATGAGGATAATGCCAATAACCAGATTTCCCTCCGTAACGTAGAATGCCGGAATGTACCGCTTTTGGTGCAGTATCGCCGGAGTGGCAAGCAAACAACGGTTGCCGAAGGAACTTATCTGGTGAAAGAGTACAATCATGGTTTGGAGATGGACAGCCTCACTGCGCGTCCCGAGTACCGCACGAACTACTCTATTGAGCCTCTCCGCAAGCTTTCGCAAGCCTTAGTAAAAGATATACCTGCATTGCCCTCCATGGAAACGTGGGTGAATATTAAAGATCTCGGTGCCAAAGGCGACGGGGTGACGGATGATACGAAGATTTTTCAGGATGCAATAAACAAATATTCCACTATCTACGTGCCGCAAGGCTGGTATCGTTTCACCGAAACAGTGAAGATGAAACCCGGCACCCGCCTTATCGGGCTTCATCCCTTTGCCACACAATTTATTTTGGAAGAAAGTACACCTGCGTTCAGCGGCTTCGGCGCTCCCAAAGCGTTGCTCGAATCGTCTGTGGGCGGCAATAATATGCTTAACGGTATCGGTATCAATACCGGAGCTTACAATTACCGCGCAGTGGGGTGTAAGTGGATGGCGGATGCCAATTCTTACCTGAACGATGTAAAGTTTGTAGGCGGTCACGGCACACTGAGCAAAGGACCCGCTAAGCCTTGGGGAGGTTATGGAAAACCAAAAGTAAGTTCTCCCTCAAATCCGGTTTTGCTGGTAGGCAAAGACCGTGCATGGGACAATCAGCATTGGAGCCTCTGGATAACGAACAATGGAGGCGGAACATTTAAAGATATCTGGACTGCCAGCACTTACAGCACCAACGGACTTTATGTAAACAACACCTCTACTCCGGGGCGTATTTATGCTATCTCCATCGAACATCATGTGCGCAACGAAGCACGCTTTAACAACGTGACCAATTGGAAAGTCTATGCCCTGCAAATGGAAGAGGAAGATCGCGAGAGTGCCGATTGCCAGCCTATGGAATTAGAGAATTGCCGGAACATGCTTTTTGCCAACCTGTATATGTTCCGCACCATCCGTCTGGAAACTCCGGCTCCTTACTCCGTGCGTACGTGGAATTGTGCGGGCATTGAATTTCTTAACGTGCACAACTATACACAGATAAAATATACTACGAATGTGCCTATTTATGACATTAATAGTGATACCGAAGTTCGCCCGTGGGAATTTCAGCGCTTACTTATTACCGGAAAAGAACAGAGAAAAGTGCCGCTTAGCGGTGAGGTGGGCAAGGTAGAGCGCCTTGCTTCCGGTTTTGAGTTTGCCGAAGGCATTGCCCGTGACAGCAAAGGCAATATCTACTTTTGCGAGAACCGGATGAGACGCATATACAAATGGTCGGTAGAGACAAATTCTCTTTCACTCTTGGCCGATTTCCCGTGGAAACCGCTGTCACTGGCTTGCGACACGCAAGATAATCTCTTGGTTGTTTTTCGGTACGACCCTCAGCCCGGCTACTTGATTGACGGTAAACAGGAACACATTGACGAACTGCCCGATGCCAATGGCACCTCCTTTAGCGGCTGGGGAAACTCCGGATTTGGCAGCTGGGTATATGCTATTGACACGAAGAACCCTGAAGAAAGCATTAAACTGCTGCCGAAGGTTCCGATGGGACAGATTGCGAATGTGCAGAAGGCACTCTACCCCTCTAATCGTTGGCGAGATTACCACGACTTTAACGAAGTTTTGGTTTTTGTTCCCAAATACTGCTTTGTGGCTCCGGACGGGGTCACTATTATCCCCGAGTGCTACGACCTTGCGCGTTCTTCGGCTGTGCTGGAGGCCTATCCCGGCAAGCCCTATTATGCGGCGGATGAGTACGACAAGCGGATGGTAAAGATGGATGTAGCCGCAAACGGCACTTTATCCAACCTGACTTACTTCGTGGAGAGGGGAGAATTTGGCTCGGCGGTAGACAAAGAGGGTAATTTGTACGTAGCCGACGGACAAATTTACATTTATAACCCGTCGGGAAAGGAAATCGGAATGATTGAAGTTCCCGAGCGTCCGTCTACTATTCAGTTTGGCGGCAAAGAAGGCCATACGCTTTTTATTACGGGGCGTTCGGCTTTGTACAGTGTGCGGATAAAATAA
- a CDS encoding MFS transporter, with amino-acid sequence MKNIMEAQNSKPVSYIGPFITLVFLFFVVGFLTTANGQFQAPLRSAFLSGVGDLKNTFVTLITFSWFLAYPLTGKVGSDWVTKFGYKITLIRALFVMIFGLGLFFFSSWYTVQFPFSVVHLFSATVPVGYFIFLLGSFVVGASATILQVVINPYLVACSVKGTQSIQRLSIGGASNSIGTTMAPFFVTGIVFGGLAMEDVRVEQLMMPFLALMAILAVVVGILFKLSLPDIQGTKAEEGELLEKSVWSFRHLTLGVITIFFYVGVEVSIGNNINLYAIELQNTGNAFHFFGFDSLTLFGLNFSIPALMATLYWGGMLIGRLVASSLSKVPPRVQLTVTVIMATLFSTLAILTNNPWLLVAVGLFHSIMWGAIFTLSVTGLGKYTSVASGVFMIGVVGGAIIPLLQGVLADAIHGWRWTWCIVLFGELFILYYAQIGSRVKKMVE; translated from the coding sequence ATGAAAAACATTATGGAAGCACAAAATAGCAAACCGGTAAGTTACATAGGTCCTTTTATCACGTTGGTCTTTCTTTTCTTTGTCGTTGGTTTTTTAACTACGGCCAACGGTCAGTTTCAGGCACCCTTACGCTCTGCTTTTCTTAGCGGGGTGGGCGATTTAAAGAATACGTTTGTTACACTTATCACTTTCTCCTGGTTTTTGGCTTATCCGCTCACGGGCAAGGTCGGTTCCGACTGGGTAACCAAGTTTGGATATAAGATAACATTGATCCGTGCCTTGTTTGTAATGATATTCGGGCTGGGTTTGTTTTTCTTTTCTTCATGGTACACGGTGCAGTTTCCTTTTTCTGTGGTTCATCTTTTCTCGGCTACAGTTCCAGTGGGCTATTTTATTTTTCTGTTGGGTTCGTTTGTGGTAGGAGCATCCGCTACTATCTTGCAAGTGGTGATTAACCCTTATTTGGTGGCATGCTCGGTAAAGGGCACACAGTCTATTCAGCGTTTAAGCATTGGTGGTGCATCCAACTCTATTGGTACCACCATGGCACCTTTTTTTGTCACGGGAATCGTGTTTGGCGGATTGGCTATGGAGGATGTCAGGGTAGAACAACTGATGATGCCGTTTCTGGCACTTATGGCTATTCTGGCAGTGGTAGTAGGTATTTTGTTTAAACTTTCTTTGCCCGATATTCAGGGTACCAAGGCCGAAGAAGGCGAATTACTTGAGAAGAGCGTGTGGTCATTCCGGCACCTGACGCTGGGAGTCATCACTATTTTCTTTTATGTCGGTGTAGAAGTTTCAATAGGTAATAATATAAATTTGTATGCAATCGAGCTCCAGAATACAGGGAATGCTTTTCATTTCTTCGGCTTCGATTCGTTGACGTTGTTTGGTCTAAATTTCTCCATTCCGGCCCTTATGGCTACGCTTTATTGGGGAGGAATGTTAATAGGCCGGTTGGTTGCCAGTTCTTTAAGTAAAGTTCCGCCGCGCGTGCAACTAACGGTGACTGTTATTATGGCTACTCTATTCAGCACTTTGGCTATTTTGACGAATAATCCGTGGCTGTTGGTTGCCGTGGGACTGTTTCATTCCATCATGTGGGGAGCCATTTTTACCTTATCCGTTACCGGATTGGGCAAATATACTTCCGTAGCATCGGGCGTGTTTATGATCGGTGTAGTGGGTGGTGCCATTATTCCATTATTGCAGGGTGTGCTGGCCGATGCCATTCACGGATGGCGGTGGACGTGGTGCATTGTTCTTTTTGGAGAATTATTCATACTGTACTATGCTCAGATAGGCTCCAGGGTGAAAAAGATGGTAGAATAA
- a CDS encoding ROK family protein, whose amino-acid sequence MNRTYLSLDLGGTKLLVGEVNEQGDVLNYKRYQTGYINQESALDIIRESVDNYLSVVGWATNERPVAMGVGLIGRVNNATGVWHQIDIDRTTPLQLAKELSIAYDMPCYADNDVKAATRAERLWGYGQRTKDFIYINIGTGIAAGIVTGGALVRGGHCNAGEVGHTNVGIKLGLQCVCGREDCVELIASGIGFDKSARFLKDMHHTSLFIPADERVDVREVYRLSREGDELCTCLVENAAWAISNLIMNLVRVTDPDTVVLGGGIVSSGFLYQKIIEKLNQHTMRFVTNGVVLTKLDPDFIGLIGAAAVAMNK is encoded by the coding sequence ATGAATAGAACTTACTTATCACTAGACCTCGGAGGAACCAAATTACTTGTAGGTGAAGTGAATGAACAAGGTGACGTTTTAAACTATAAACGTTATCAAACCGGATACATTAATCAGGAGTCTGCTCTGGATATTATTCGGGAATCGGTAGACAATTATCTCTCGGTTGTCGGCTGGGCTACAAATGAGCGCCCCGTTGCAATGGGAGTGGGGCTGATAGGAAGAGTTAACAATGCCACAGGTGTGTGGCATCAGATAGACATAGACAGAACAACGCCATTACAACTGGCTAAAGAGCTCTCAATAGCGTACGATATGCCTTGCTATGCGGACAATGATGTGAAAGCGGCTACGCGCGCCGAACGGTTGTGGGGCTACGGACAAAGAACAAAAGATTTTATTTATATAAATATAGGTACGGGGATAGCCGCAGGCATCGTTACCGGTGGAGCTCTGGTCAGAGGAGGTCACTGTAATGCCGGTGAAGTGGGACATACCAATGTTGGTATTAAGCTTGGACTTCAGTGTGTGTGCGGCAGAGAAGATTGTGTGGAGCTAATTGCCTCCGGCATAGGATTTGACAAGAGTGCCCGATTCTTAAAAGACATGCATCATACTTCTCTTTTCATTCCTGCTGATGAGCGTGTGGATGTGAGGGAGGTGTACCGTTTGAGCCGGGAGGGAGATGAACTTTGCACCTGTTTGGTAGAGAATGCCGCATGGGCTATTTCGAACTTAATAATGAACCTTGTCAGAGTAACAGATCCGGATACGGTGGTGCTGGGCGGTGGCATCGTCTCTAGCGGGTTTTTGTATCAAAAGATAATAGAAAAATTGAATCAACATACAATGAGATTTGTAACCAACGGCGTAGTACTTACTAAACTCGACCCTGACTTTATCGGACTGATAGGAGCTGCCGCCGTAGCAATGAATAAATAA
- a CDS encoding glucosamine-6-phosphate deaminase — protein MKITIARDEAEFDRIAAWRIIGEMLANRRAVIGLSTGQTTKNMHAIVSEIYQLHPFDVSDITLFNVDELTNLPRSYKGCCYTMIKDQIAGPLGIKEENFIMPPTISDDFARESRWFQNELEKKGGADLQILGLGFNGHIGINQPGTPFESETWVSPMDPDFEARVRRETNVSPEHELGGLTLGIKTIMHTRKIILVAKGEHKAEMVKKMLQGPVTTDVPASVLQLHPDCEFLLDADAAKYLTL, from the coding sequence ATGAAGATTACGATTGCTCGTGACGAGGCAGAATTTGACCGTATAGCTGCCTGGAGAATTATTGGTGAGATGCTGGCCAACCGCCGCGCTGTTATTGGACTCTCTACGGGCCAAACCACCAAAAACATGCATGCCATAGTGAGTGAAATCTATCAATTGCATCCGTTTGATGTATCGGACATTACCTTATTTAATGTAGACGAACTAACTAATTTGCCCAGATCATATAAGGGCTGTTGCTACACAATGATTAAAGACCAGATAGCCGGTCCGCTAGGCATTAAGGAAGAGAATTTCATTATGCCTCCCACTATTTCCGATGATTTTGCCAGAGAAAGCCGATGGTTTCAGAATGAACTGGAGAAAAAGGGCGGAGCCGATTTGCAAATATTGGGACTGGGCTTTAACGGGCATATAGGTATTAATCAACCCGGCACTCCGTTTGAGAGTGAAACGTGGGTATCTCCTATGGATCCGGATTTTGAAGCCAGAGTAAGACGTGAAACCAACGTCTCTCCCGAGCATGAGTTGGGCGGACTTACTTTAGGTATTAAAACAATTATGCACACCCGAAAGATAATTCTCGTAGCCAAGGGCGAACACAAAGCCGAAATGGTGAAGAAGATGCTTCAAGGCCCTGTAACTACAGACGTTCCCGCTTCTGTTTTGCAACTTCATCCTGACTGCGAGTTTTTGCTTGATGCCGATGCAGCAAAGTATTTAACCTTATAA